The following coding sequences lie in one Labrus bergylta chromosome 5, fLabBer1.1, whole genome shotgun sequence genomic window:
- the LOC109975835 gene encoding LOW QUALITY PROTEIN: matrilin-4-like (The sequence of the model RefSeq protein was modified relative to this genomic sequence to represent the inferred CDS: deleted 2 bases in 2 codons): MKMRQLRALSGFLLLSLVVVGNARPKAGPEQKCKSGPVDLVFLIDSSRSVRPHEFETMRKFMIDILATLDIGLNATRVGVVQYSSQVRSEFSLKTHATLDSMVKGINQIIPLAQGTMTGLAIKYVMNAAFIAEEGDRPKVPNVVVIVTDGRPQDRVAEVAAEAREKGIEIYAVGVARADMTSLRAMASPPFEDHVFLVESFDLIHQFGLQFQDKLCGMDLCLESDHGCEHICESSPGSFHCLCLPGYTLNNDGKTCAAIDLCAEGKHDCEQVCVSSPGSFTCDCNKGYKLNDDKKTCTMIDFCSYGNHSCDHECVSVLNGYHCRCNHGYRLLDDGKTCQAIDLCAEGKHDCEQICVSAPGVFSCDCNEGYTLNKDKKTCAPIDLCAEGKHDCEQICVSAPGVFSCDCNKGFKLNKDKKTCTNMDLCNTVEHGCEHQCVSTPGSYYCVCPEGRLLQDDGKSCGTCKSSNIDLVLLIDGSKSVRPQNFELVKKFVNQVVDSLDVSAHGTRVGLVQYSSRVRTEFPLNMYHTAEEIKAAVMKVDYMEKGTMTGLSLKHMVENSFSEAEGARPAGRNIPRIGLVFTDGRSQDDITEYAKKAKEQGFTMYAVGVGKAVEDELREIASEPVEKHFYYTNDFTAISNIDENLKLNVCPEESQGEIEVKDPCACESLVEFQQATMSSLEQITQKLAGMAARLEQLENQLLSRK, encoded by the exons ATGAAGATGAGACAGCTCCGAGCTCTGAGTGGCTTCCTACTGCTCAGCCTGGTCGTCGTCGGCAACGCCCGGCCCAAAGCAG GTCCGGagcaaaaatgtaaatctgGTCCGGTGGATCTGGTCTTCCTCATCGACAGCTCTCGCAGCGTCAGACCTCACGAGTTTGAGACCATGAGGAAGTTCATGATCGACATCCTCGCCACACTCGACATCGGACTCAACGCCACCAGAGTGGGCGTGGTTCAGTACTCCAGCCAG GTCCGCAGTGAGTTCTCTCTGAAGACCCACGCCACTCTGGACTCCATGGTCAAAGGCATCAATCAGATCATCCCGCTCGCTCAGGGCACCATGACCGGACTCGCCATCAAATACGTCATGAACGCGGCTTTCATTGCCGAGGAGGGAGACCGGCCGAAG GTCCCTAACGTGGTCGTGATTGTGACCGATGGACGTCCTCAGGACCGCGTGGCCGAGGTGGCGGCCGAGGCCAGAGAGAAGGGCATCGAGATCTACGCCGTGGGTGTGGCCAGAGCTGACATGACATCACTGAGGGCCATGGCGTCCCCGCCGTTCGAAGACCATGTCTTCCTGGTGGAGTCCTTCGACCTCATTCACCAGTTTGGACTTCAGTTCCAGGACAAGCTCTGCG GAATGGATCTGTGTCTGGAGTCGGATCACGGCTGTGAGCACATCTGTGAGAGCTCGCCGGGCTCCTTCCACTGCCTCTGTCTGCCCGGATACACCCTGAACAACGACGGCAAGACCTGTGCAG ccatAGATCTGTGTGCTGAGGGGAAACACGActgtgagcaggtgtgtgtcagCTCACCTGGTTCGTTCACCTGCGACTGCAACAAAGGATACAAACTGAACGACGACAAGAAGACCTGCACAA TGATCGACTTCTGTTCCTATGGAAACCACAGTTGTGAtcatgagtgtgtgagtgtgctcaACGGCTATCACTGCCGCTGTAACCACGGCTACCGGCTGCTGGATGACGGCAAGACCTGCCAGG CCATCGACCTGTGCGCTGAGGGGAAACATGACTGTGAACAGATCTGTGTCAGCGCTCCGGGCGTCTTCAGCTGCGACTGCAACGAAGGATACACactcaacaaagacaaaaaaacctgcGCAC CCATCGACCTGTGCGCTGAGGGGAAACATGACTGTGAACAGATCTGTGTCAGCGCTCCGGGCGTCTTCAGCTGCGACTGCAACAAAGGATTCAAactcaacaaagacaaaaagacgtGCACAA acatgGACCTGTGTAACACGGTGGAGCACGGCTGTGAGCACCAGTGTGTGAGCACTCCAGGATCGTACTACTGCGTCTGTCCTGAGGGACGACTGCTGCAGGACGACGGCAAGAGCTGCGGCA cCTGTAAGTCTTCAAACATCGACCTGGTTCTTCTGATCGACGGCTCCAAGAGCGTCCGCCCACAAAACTTTGAGCTGGTGAAAAAGTTTGTGAACCAG GTGGTCGACTCTCTGGATGTGTCCGCTCACGGCACCAGGGTCGGTCTGGTTCAGTACTCGAGTCGAGTCCGGACTGAGTTTCCTCTCAACATGTATCACACGGCCGAGGAGATCAAAGCTGCCGTCATgaag GTGGACTACATGGAGAAGGGGACCATGACGGGGCTCTCACTGAAACACATGGTGGAGAACAGTTTCTCTGAGGCCGAGGGCGCTCGCCCTGCAGGCCGCAACATCCCCCGCATCGGGCTGGTGTTCACAGACGGACGCTCGCAGGAC GACATCACCGAGTACGCCAAGAAGGCCAAAGAA cagggaTTCACCATGTACGCTGTGGGCGTGGGCAAAGCTGTGGAGGACGAGCTCCGTGAGATCGCCTCTGAGCCCGTGGAGAAACATTTTTACTACACCAACGACTTC ACCGCCATCAGCAACATCGACGAGAACCTCAAACTCAACGTGTGTCCAG aggAGAGTCAGGGGGAGATCGAGGTGAAGGACCCCTGTGCCTGTGAGAGTCTGGTGGAGTTCCAGCAGGCCACCATGAGCAGCCTGGAGCAGATCACACAGAA ACTGGCCGGGATGGCGGCTCGTCTGGAGCAGCTGGAGAACCAGCTCCTCTCCAGGAAGTGA
- the LOC110004859 gene encoding odorant receptor 131-2-like: MNASSNVRNVTGAVSYPDVYSNAVAKNVIILALGITINYINGALIHTFRKHQVLNVNPRYILFIHLVVNDMIQLTTTISLFVLSYIFYRINASLCCLIIMMAVFTTLNTPLNLAVMAMECYIAVCLPLRHAELCTIRRTYALIGGIWALSAVTTLPDVFIFLATEPVQVFHSAIFCEINNVFRHPVHEQKKNVCYTIYLIGVWLTLLYTYVMIFTAAKGADGDAKKARNTILLHGFQLLLAILTYVYNLMKMSLIYWFPKHFVHVGFVFYIIIQILPRFISPIVYGLRDKMFRKHLTKYLLCTVRTSIKPWTAAKPSGSIQS, encoded by the exons ATGAACGCCTCATCTAACGTCCGTAACGTGACAGGTGCTGTGAGTTATCCAGACGTTTACAGCAATGCTGTGGCCAAAAATGTGATCATTTTAGCTCTGGGCATAACCATCAACTACATCAACGGTGCGCTGATCCACACCTTCAGGAAGCaccag GTCCTGAACGTGAATCCCCGTTACATCCTCTTCATCCACCTGGTGGTGAACGATATGATCCAGCTCACTACAACAATAAGCCTGTTTGTCTTAAGTTATATCTTCTACAGAATTAATGCTTCACTCTGCTGCCTCATCATAATGATGGCTGTCTTCACCACTCTCAACACTCCGCTAAATTTAGCCGTCATGGCGATGGAGTGCTACATCgctgtttgtttacctctgaGACACGCTGAGTTGTGTACTATCAGAAGAACATATGCTCTGATTGGTGGGATTTGGGCCCTGAGTGCCGTCACTACACTGCCCGACGTCTTCATCTTTCTGGCAACTGAacctgtgcaggtgtttcaTTCGGCCATTTTCTGTGAGATTAATAACGTGTTCAGACACCCGGTACATGAgcaaaagaagaatgtgtgcTACACGATCTACCTGATTGGTGTTTGGCTCACACTCTTGTACACCTACGTGATGATCTTCACAGCGGCTAAAGGAGCAGACGGAGATGCAAAGAAGGCCAGGAATACAATCCTGCTCCATGGTTTCCAGCTGCTGTTGGCTATTCTCACATATGTTTACAATCTGATGAAGATGTCTCTGATCTACTGGTTTCCTAAACATTTTGTACATGTAGGCTTCGTTTTCTACATCATCATCCAGATCCTTCCCCGGTTCATCAGTCCCATCGTGTACGGCCTACGAGACAAGATGTTCAGAAAGCATTTAACTAAGTATCTGCTCTGCACAGTGAGAACAAGCATCAAACCCTGGACTGCAGCTAAACCAAGCGGCAGCATCCAGAGTtaa